A window of Gossypium hirsutum isolate 1008001.06 chromosome D13, Gossypium_hirsutum_v2.1, whole genome shotgun sequence genomic DNA:
TTGAAGATGAGACTTAGAGGTCAATATCTTTCCTGAAGGAGTTAAAAGAGGATGGGAAAGGCATAGAGCCAACGAGTGGGGAGTCAAGCGTGGGTACCTTAGCTGGGGATCCCCGGGGGGGGGGTGAGTTCccttttttgacattttacacCAGACAGTCAAGTTAGGCATTGAATATTTGCATCCAATGTGTTTGAATATGGAATATTGCATTCAATACCTTTTAATTGTAATTGGTTGCTCTTTCCTCTTTAGCAGGATATCTATCTTCTTctttgaatattgaatattgcATTCAATACCTTTCATTGTCATTATGCAATTATTTCTTTAACGACTTTACTTGGGTCAATTTAACAACATCCATCCTCTTCGACATCATCACTCTCTTCCAAAAACTTCAAAGATCACCAAATGAACCAAATTCATTTCTTCAACCTTACATCAACCTTCTTTCCAGTGCTATACTTGGTTTTCTTCACGTTCTTTTTCCAAGCAAGAAAAGTTACAGCCGTGGACGAGAACTTCAGAATATGCACAGTACCTAGATATTGCGGTAAGATGAACATAAAGTTCCCATTCTTCATCCAGGGTCGAGACGATCCTAGATGTGGCTATCCGGGTTTCGAAATCCACTGCAGAAATAACTCGCTGCCATCGATTAGCTTTGGTGATGGTGACTACATCATCAATGACATCTATTATCATAACCAATCATGTCATTTGTCTAGAGCTGTTAGTTTTGATAAATATGCCATTTGCAGTCATTCGATCCGTAATATATCCCTTCCATCCGACTGGTTTTTTCTCCCTTCGCTCCAAAATAAAACGTTTTTGTTCTCCAATTGCAACCTGTCGTCCTCGCATGAACTTTCACGGTACAATATTCATTGTGCTGCTAAAAATGAAAGTAATGCGACGTTGGCACTGTTTAGTAACGATCCCATGCTGAATTTCGCTTCGGAATATTGTGATACAAGGGTGGTGGTGCCTGTGGCTTTTACCAGCGGAGAGGGAAGTCTTGAAGGCATGCTGAATAGAGGGTTTATGGTGGAATGGATAACGAGCAACTGTAGCATTTGTGAGGCGAGTGGTGGTAAGTGTGGATTTGATAATGCTACCTTCCATTTCAAGTGCTTCTGCAGAGATAGGCCTCACGCTTGGCACTGTACTCCCAAGAACAAGAACGAATTGAGGTTCAAGCTGGGCCTGGGACTCGGTAAGCCTACATCCTATCTTTCTATATTCTGAAAAATATTGATAAAAGGGAATCGAAATATATACCGATgaaaatattctttatttttattatattaataaaatttatattttaaaatgaaaaattaaaataaaataaaaattttaataattacatatttaaaaataactaaaatttaataaaatttatgataatgattacacatttaaaaatattataatttaatttataattattagttaaataaatattgtgctaattttaaaatagagttattatttgaatagaaCACGAAGTATAAAATGTAAGAaagaagttgtgataattataatttaaattacaattattagttaaaaaaattgtGCTAATATaaagttattatttaattaatatattagagTTAGccatatattattttgaataatattattttgcattaattacataaagtaaaattatattgtatgttgaatatgttaaaatgctttaattatgatttatggattttatgtgatgatatttgaattgataagttaatagattttaattatattcaataattcaaataataaatattattttacgttaattattgcaattaaaaataaaatattttaaaaaaattaaatattaaacgcGTAAACTCATATGGAATGCATATGACATTGGAAGCtagtattataaaaattatatacaaatatTAACAAAGAAAAGGAATTAAAGAAATTTTCAAAGTTATTAAACCTTTTAGTATAATCACAAATTCTAATTGAcgtgacatataagacaaatgATGCTATGTTAGCATGATGTGCATATTGACTGTCATTCAAGTTTCTACGCCaacaacattaaaaattaatatattcgtcatcatttttgtaaaaaaaataatttaactcttttttcaAAGGTTAAgggtcaaatttatccaactttTACCTATTCAGATTTATTAGCTTTAATACAATGCAACACCTTAGGTGTTATATTTCATTCATCATATCATCATCTTGCAATGATGGAATCTAATGCGAGGATCGTATTACTATAAGAATGCAGCTTTTAGTTGAtacacttaatattttaaaaaaacctaTTATGCAAAGTATGTATTATTAAATAcgattgagttttagcttgaTTAATAGGAACATTGTTGTCAATACAGAAGGATGTGTGTTTGAGTGCACTAAAacctatttataggttgggaAGGGACTATAGGtatataatgaataaataaagagTATTTTGACAaactaaaaaatttgaaaacaatttgtgcttatatatatataattatattagcAAGGATAAAATAGTTACTTTAGTAAATTACAGTTTCCCATTTATATTTGACACACAACATTAATATCTATCCCTCTGAATGCAGCAGCTTCTTCAATTGTTGGAATAGTATTGGTGATTCTTGCCTTCTACTACTTTATAAGAAAATTCTCATCAGATAATATAGATGCGAACATTGAAGCCTTTTTAAAGGATCATGAATGTTTAGCACCTAGAAGGTATAGATACTCCGATATTAAAAAGGTAACCAACTCATTCCAAGACAAATTAGGTAAAGGAGGCTATGGGGATGTTTACAAAGGTAAGCTACTTGATGGAAGACATGTAGCAgtaaagattttaaataattcacAAAGTAATGGGGAAGAATTCATCAATGAGGTTGCAAGCATTAGTAGAACTTCTCATGTCAACATAGTCACTCTTTTGGGCTTCTGTTTTGAGAGAAGTTGTAAGGCTCTCATTTATGAGTTTATGCCAAACGGATCACTTGAGAAGTTCATATTTCAAGAGAGGAAAGATCGTCTATTAAAGTGGGATAAATTGTACCAAATTGCAGTTGGCATAGCCAGAGGGTTAGAATATTTGCATCGAGGTTGTAGCACCCGTATTCTGCATTTCGACATCAAGCCTCACAACATCCTTTTAGATGATGAGTTTGTTCCAAAGATATCTGATTTTGGTCTTGCAAAATTGTGTCTCGAAAAAGAAAGTGCCATATCCATGACAGGTGCAAGAGGAACTGCTGGGTATATTGCTCCTGAAGTATTCTCAAGAAACTTCGGGAGAGTGTCTCACAAGTCTGATGTTTATAGTTATGGAATGATGGTTTTAGAGATGGTCGGGGGAAGAAAAAACATTAGTGTTGAAGTTGATCGAACAAGTGAAATATATTTTCCATACTGGATCTATAATCGTATAGAGTTGGATGAAGAACTAGGATTGGAAGATATTGAGAGTGAAGATGATCAAGAGAGAGCAAGAAAGATGATAATAGTGAGCTTGTGGTGCATACAAATTGACCCATCAAATCGCCCAACAATGAGTAGAGTGGTAGAAATGTTGGAAGGGTTCACCAATTCGCTCACTATCCCACCTAAGCCTTTCTTATCGTCGCCTCCAAGATCATAGGCTGCAAACTCCTAAAGTACATGGTTTGCTGACATTGTTGCATGCATTTGTATTTGTTTTAACAATTTTGGCAATGTTTATTATTGATGCTggtgaaaatatatatgtaacaaatttataaaattagcACCTTAGGTGCAATGGTAAGAGACATTATATTCTCAATGGGATATACATGTTTGAACCTTGAAGATGACATTTTTAGGAGGGACAGTCATGAACCTCGAACATAGATCGTAAAACAGGTATGAAAAACCTTGAGATTTTTATACTTGTAAGCCTCTGATtaacaatatattaaatcatttcTGTCCACATTTTAGAATACAATTTTggcaataaaattatttaaaggaATTGGGAAAACGTTTTgatgatttaaatcaatttcaatcCCTCttaatattatatcattttttatgCTAACAAatattgattttgaaaattatataatttaaaatattacattataACCAAagtttacttaaaaataataaatttagaattCATATCgagattttttataatataatgttTGTTTTTACCTACAACTGTCAAACCCTTAAAAAGGAGAAAAATGTGTTTAAGAATGCTCAAACTCATATTCTCTTTATTGTTGTAATAATAATGATGTCAACTAAACGAAGGCTCAATGGACAACATTCATATTGAgatttaaccattttaaattaggtagaaaattacatttatgaataaaaaaatacaaattgcatctagaggtgctcatgggtcggaTCGGGcctaaatatgatattaacatactttatgttTGTCTAAGCCCGGCTCGGTCCAAATTATGGGCTTAAAATATTGCTCAAACCCACCCATATTTACAAAAGACTAACGTAAGCCCATTTTAGGCCcacctttattattattatttaaaatattttatttcattttaatatttaataattttatacattttttatttattgaaaatttttatatagtcatcttaacattgttttaatgtttacattagagtagtattatatatttagtataagttttttttaatgtgttctaaattacataatatataaaaataacataatataaaatattatcaacTTAAAAATAGGCTAAgcccgacccatattttaaacgggccttTTTTTTCTCAGACCCATTTTTCGAGtctaatatttttgtccaaaccttcCCAAGTTTTAGGCAGACCTTCGGGCCTGGACAAATAGTTCAACCCATGAACAAATCTAATTACATCTAACGTAAACAAACTTGAACTGATCCGATCTGACCCAAACTCAAActcgaaaaacccaaatccaaaattcaaacttaaaaacCTTGAATTCAGGAAACTCAAACACAAAATATCTATAGCCGAAAAAACTTAAACTCGAAAATAGTTAAATCCAAACTCACCCGAATGTgacctttaaatatatatattgaagaataaaatatgtttattttgacaggttaattttaattactaaatattataaatatttttctcTCAAACCTAAAAAGTCAAGTCAACTAAAACACAATGCTTCCAATTTGTCTTCCTTTACCTATTTATTactaattttattcatttaaattgtGATAAACTTAACTCTTTTGCAACGAAGCTTTACCAATTTAATTTTGACTATTCAAAGCAGATTGGTTTAACCAAAACTAAACAAATGGGGTTTGACTTTAAACCATCACCATCACATTACCGCAAGTAGATGTTGACCTAGTGTTTTTCATTTATTGACAAACCTCATTCTTCCGTAtgcagttttgaaaaaaaaggggCGGTGGATTTATCTATTACAAATATATGATATATTGCTCTACTcttacaaatttagaatttagtccttatatttttatttctagggagttaatctttttactttttagatttcgaAATTCATGTCTAATTGCTAACACTGATAAATTTATTggtatgatattttgaaaaaaaaaatactcacttgatagcaatgtaactaaaaaatagaTGTCGTGAgactaaatttcatatttatgaaGAGCACAGGggtttatgacatattttaacatttttttctttccttttggtAAACCTTCATGGGGTGTCACTAGGAGTGTCATCTAGCCAAATCGAGTTCAACTATTGGTAAGTTCGAATTTGGTTCGGAACTCGAAATTCAATATCTGGTTTGAGCTTGACAATATTTTTAAGTTCGAgctcaattaaatttatttatcaattttcgtACTTAAACTTGAACTGAAGTTTGATTAAGTTGTAACAGCTCAACTCGATCATTAAGCTTAggatcaataatatatatatatatagaaggcaataacataatttaataatataaaattattaaaaatatatcacaataactaaaatatattaaaaaaatatcttattaaataatCATTTAGAgggttatatattaaaaaaaactcttaaatcataataacatatttaaataattcTTTATAGTAATTTTTACTTCAATAAGCCCTTAGTCTCTGATGCACTTCATTATAGGTTCtaatcatatattttctttttgacacaatgcctagaaTTACACATACACTCTTCCCCACTCATAAATCGAATTTGAGCTTAGTAATACTTGACGAACGGCTCACAAGCCTAATtgagcttttcatatttttatattattaaattcgtTATTTTCGTTAACatatattattaactcaaaatcTAATTATTGAGTTGATTTAATCACCGATTCAATCAAATTGTGctgattcttgatctaaatggtTCAAAACCATTCTCTAAATTAATACTTAAAATGATTTTCAGTTCAAACGATCCGACCAACCAATCTAATCCGATTCAAATATCttcaaaataaaactaaataaacaCACAAATTACATGATTAATGAAACTTTCTTTTCAAATACAATACTTATATAATTCAAAGAATAAAAATTACTATCAATCAAAACAAActgtaatagaaaaaaaaaattcaacaaggATGTATACCAAGCATTTCTCAATGTCTTTTTTCCTATTTTACCCCCAAATAATCCTTCAAATCACAAGGGAAACATTGGTGTCGCTTCCATGAATTACAATGCATCTTCAACATCTCCAACACTTTTTTTTTAGTCGACGATAATCGTCCCTCTAAATGCAACAATGTCACCATCTTCTTCACAGCTCCGTGCATCAACATTTCCTCCAATACCCTTTCCGTTGGGTGAAAATTACATACCTGCCACAAGATCTTAACCCCAAGTTTAGTGGCTAAATTTGAGACTTGCAATAGGGTTTTTGAAATTACAGGTATCCCTAAACTATGATCCACCATAGCCATCCTTCCTTCTGGTGACTCGCATAATAGCTTTATTAAAAGCAGCATTTTCTCGGATTTGGATCGGTTCGAATCGGGTAAAAGCTCGATGAGGATGCAAATGGCGCCGGCTTCGATGGCTTTTAATCGGCTTTTCTTGGATGATGATAGGATTTCGAAAAGGATTTCGAGTGCGTATGAACTTGCTTTGTTGCATATCCCATCGTAGACTAGTTCTAGTAAGGATTTGAATAAATCGATACCTTGATCTTCAATTAAAGGGTTCCAATTAAAGCCGGTTTTGGCTATTTTTCGGAAGATGGTGATGGCGTAAAATCGAGCTTCGGCGCTACCTCGTTGAAGGATGATCGCTATTGATCTCATTGGATCTGGCTTTGATATCAACTGAAATGATTTTTCGTCTTGTTTCGATAACGGGAGTAAGTGTAAGATACCTAAAGCTTCCTCGCATGCTTGAAAGCTAACGAAATCGGAATTGTCGAACTGATTGATTAGCATTCCAACAACAGCCTCCACCCCGCCGGATCGAATGAAATCGGACTTTGTTTCGTCACCTAACTCGACTATTGCTCGGATTTTCTTCATGGAACTTACTTTAAAAGGAGATGATTCGAGGGCGGTGAAGAGGGAAACCATCTCGTCGTGCTTGGTCAACGGTTGCGGCACAGACGATGAAGTGGACGAAGGGGCTACGAGTGTTTCTTTCCACGCAAGAATGAGACGTTTGAGGGTGTGATTCGGGGTCATATCGAAGCTCTCGACGCATTGCATGGTGGTCGGACATGTCTTCTTGTTGTAGACGAAGAACCATTTCTCGATGTTCTTCCGCTCGTAAGAGACTCCGGTGACGATGGTGACCGGATccttcatgatttccatggaaatGGGGCATCTGAAATCTGGTGGACAATTCATTTTATCCATAGCAAGCTACCAATGATATGTGCTttgattaaaaacaaaacaaaacatcaaGCAAATGCCATTAATATATATCcttacatgcatatatatatacatatatacatacatacatatatatatataaagaaaagtgATGGTGAAGATGTATGGTGTAATAATGTTGTCCAATTCTACTCTAAACTAAAAGATATGATCAAAAGTCAAAGGTATTGAATATGGAATTGCAAGCAACATGGGAAACTGAGAAATGGGAACCCATAAGTCAGCTAATTTGCTAATTTTCCGTTTGAATATTTCGATTTtggatttaaattaaatattaattttggtttaattctGTTATTGGTCCCTACCTTCTTTAtccctttacaatttagtttttatacattgaattttttttctagaaacaTTTTCAttctctatttttgaaaattgataaACATGTTttataaatagagaaaaaaattttattttctataacgaaaacatgaaaaatatgattatatgtgtttgaacCAAAggtcaaataatttaaatttaaaaactttttttaaatttttttttcaattttacaaaCCATTTATAGTGAAAACAATtgaaaaaccttttttttaatcctcacattttttttattttacaaaaattaaaatttaatatttttaacgaAACACATTTTCTATAATGTTTTTCGTTTTCAACGAAAATGGAAATGATTTCTATTTCCTAAAACCAAATGGAACTTTCTTTACTCTTATGATTCGAAGAACCTTACAATTCTAGGTTTAGAATCGAAAACACTAAGAACTTTCCACGCATGTAATTTTGGTTTTGGACTGTTTagcaaaattaaatttcaaatgtgtGATGATTGCAAGGATTGAAAGCaaaattaacccttaaattttgttgttgtttataAGTTAAATATAATCCATATACCCTTCATTCACGCcttacataaatattattaatatgtatCTGGTagccctttaatttttttaactttaaataaaGCAGGCTTAGATTTGATTTTGGTCAAAAACATTTATTAGATTtgacattaatttttaaaagaaaatgttgtaaatgtcaaatcttttaaaattttaaatataattatataaattaattgaatttaatttttaaaattgattatacattttgttattattttattgaattagGGTTATGCATTTTTTATGCTATATCTACTCTTTTCTCGACATTTCTTCATCGTTTTGTCAATTATGTgtagaatatttaattattaataaatttatagttgtttattttgaaaatttccacATTTTCAGCTTTAGAGCTAATTGATTTTGAAAGAGTTAATTTAATATGGGAGTTtggttttaatgttcaatttagtattttggattttttttttgtttcaattagATATCAAAATCAGAAGATATCATATGACTCGATTAATGTTTGATACATGTcctaaaaaaaaacataagtgcTTAATTGGAACAAAAAATTTCAGGTATCGAATTGAACATTGAAACCAAACTTAGGTACTTAATTGAGATTAAgaaaaactcaagtatcaaaatttaattgggacaaaaaaaacttagatactaaattgaatattgaagttAAATTAAGGTACCAAATAGTATATTAAGTCATTTCAAAAACAACTCTAAAAGTAGAAAGGGTAAAGCTACACTGATCactcaacttaaaaaaaattataaaatagccATTAAACTATTCGAGagttttcatttaagtcgttggattgttaaggttttttttttaagaagtcCAACAAGCAGCTCTAAGTAACGATTTAATAATCGATACAATGGATCAATACCCATCAATAAGTAGAGCTTACCTTAAATCCTAGTTGATCTGACGAGTGTTGAAAATCAGAGAAAAAAACTATTTGGATTTTGATTCATAGATTCATAATGtttaaagttatttcatgaaaagaACTGAACTATAGAAGAGAAAGGGACACAGAGTTTTCGATTGGTGCAGGCAGTATATGAACAACTAAGTGACcaatttgtaactttttcaaGTTGgttgaccaaaatataaacttattaatagtttagtgaacTTGAAGGTAGTTTTCTCAAAACGAATGGCTGACGAAAATGACATGAGTTGGATTACCCATACGTTGACTAATGGAACAAGAAGACTTACTCCAATTTATTCCACTTcccaaaattattaaaagaaaaattgttcTACTTTTTCCGTTTACAGATTTAAAGGTATAgtggtttaaataaataaaaaataaaaaacaattataaaattcaaaatttgaattataacCCATTGAATTTCATCTCTAAAAGCTTACTTTGAGTTGGAAACCAGTGGAGTATTATCATATCTGATGTTGAGATTGACCACGTCTACTTATGTGTGTTGAGGGAGTTTTTGGATGGGTATTTTTGTATTATGTTACGATATTTAATTTCATCGTCAttgttatttttacattaatCGTAAGTAAATGTATTGTTCATCCGAATGAATCCTAAATCATTTTTTTTGAGACTATTATAACAATCCATATAATACTGAATAAACAATAGTTAACTAACAATAATTACTTACAATGTAATCAAACTAAGAATTGTCGTAGATTTAGTGTGACATGCTTTTAGTGAATTATCTTAAGCTATTTGGTTGGTATGTAAAGGCAAAAACTGTTCCACTTTTAATTTACGATTTATGAAGTTTTTTAACAGTCCATTATTCAAGGTGAATTGTGCTAGAATCAAGCCAAGAAAAAAAAGGATGTGTTCAAAATTTTAATGTGATTGAAGTTCTTAAGCATGACTATATATTCATCCCCTCTTTTCCCTTCCTCCTCATCTTTGTGAACCTCTTGAATTTCTTGACAAACATGACCatctcctcctcctcttcatgATCATGATCATGATCATCATCACTTTTCTCATGAAGGATTTTATAGCAACACCCACTTTCTTTGGTTTCTCTTATCCATGCTCCAAATCCTTTGATTCCACAATAGTCATTACATTGGCTTCCCAAGGGCTATTGATTAACTTTTTTTCACAATCTCTGGTGTCATTTATCTTACTATTACTCGTCTAGACATTGTCTATGCAGTTCATTAGGTCAACCAGGTCATGACAACTACTCAAAGTACTCATTATATATTGTTAATATTCACTTCTTACACTATGTCAAAGACAATTTGTCTCATGGTCTTCATCTTTCAATAAATTCTTCTCATGAACTATAAACTTATAATATTAACTAGAGCGGTGATCCTATAGATCTACGTTCCACTGCTAGTTATTGCATATTCCTCAGTGATTCTCTTACTTCTTAACAGGGTAAAACATAGATGTTAGCCTACTACTCGAGCATTGAGAATGAGTACCATGTCCCTGTTGACACTATTGTTGAATTACATTGGCTTCATTGGTTGCTTGCATATTTGAATGTTCCTGAGACAATTGCTATGTCTATGCACTATGACTCTCAGTGCCAGGCAAGTGCTCACAATGTCTTCCATGAGCGAACAAAACATATAAAGATAGATTGTCATTTCACTCATACCATACGTCATCTTTTCATTGGATCATCTAACTAGCCTGCTGATTTTTTCACGAAGCAACATTTTTCCGGCCGCTGTCATA
This region includes:
- the LOC107918681 gene encoding LEAF RUST 10 DISEASE-RESISTANCEUS RECEPTOR-LIKE PROTEIN KINASE-like 2.1 isoform X2; the encoded protein is MNQIHFFNLTSTFFPVLYLVFFTFFFQARKVTAVDENFRICTVPRYCGKMNIKFPFFIQGRDDPRCGYPGFEIHCRNNSLPSISFGDGDYIINDIYYHNQSCHLSRAVSFDKYAICSHSIRNISLPSDWFFLPSLQNKTFLFSNCNLSSSHELSRYNIHCAAKNESNATLALFSNDPMLNFASEYCDTRVVVPVAFTSGEGSLEGMLNRGFMVEWITSNCSICEASGGKCGFDNATFHFKCFCRDRPHAWHCTPKNKNELRFKLGLGLASSIVGIVLVILAFYYFIRKFSSDNIDANIEAFLKDHECLAPRRYRYSDIKKVTNSFQDKLGKGGYGDVYKGKLLDGRHVAVKILNNSQSNGEEFINEVASISRTSHVNIVTLLGFCFERSCKALIYEFMPNGSLEKFIFQERKDRLLKWDKLYQIAVGIARGLEYLHRGCSTRILHFDIKPHNILLDDEFVPKISDFGLAKLCLEKESAISMTGARGTAGYIAPEVFSRNFGRVSHKSDVYSYGMMVLEMVGGRKNISVEVDRTSEIYFPYWIYNRIELDEELGLEDIESEDDQERARKMIIVSLWCIQIDPSNRPTMSRVVEMLEGFTNSLTIPPKPFLSSPPRS
- the LOC107918681 gene encoding LEAF RUST 10 DISEASE-RESISTANCEUS RECEPTOR-LIKE PROTEIN KINASE-like 2.1 isoform X1, producing the protein MNQIHFFNLTSTFFPVLYLVFFTFFFQARKVTAVDENFRICTVPRYCGKMNIKFPFFIQGRDDPRCGYPGFEIHCRNNSLPSISFGDGDYIINDIYYHNQSCHLSRAVSFDKYAICSHSIRNISLPSDWFFLPSLQNKTFLFSNCNLSSSHELSRYNIHCAAKNESNATLALFSNDPMLNFASEYCDTRVVVPVAFTSGEGSLEGMLNRGFMVEWITSNCSICEASGGKCGFDNATFHFKCFCRDRPHAWHCTPKNKNELRFKLGLGLAASSIVGIVLVILAFYYFIRKFSSDNIDANIEAFLKDHECLAPRRYRYSDIKKVTNSFQDKLGKGGYGDVYKGKLLDGRHVAVKILNNSQSNGEEFINEVASISRTSHVNIVTLLGFCFERSCKALIYEFMPNGSLEKFIFQERKDRLLKWDKLYQIAVGIARGLEYLHRGCSTRILHFDIKPHNILLDDEFVPKISDFGLAKLCLEKESAISMTGARGTAGYIAPEVFSRNFGRVSHKSDVYSYGMMVLEMVGGRKNISVEVDRTSEIYFPYWIYNRIELDEELGLEDIESEDDQERARKMIIVSLWCIQIDPSNRPTMSRVVEMLEGFTNSLTIPPKPFLSSPPRS
- the LOC107918683 gene encoding E3 ubiquitin-protein ligase PUB23, with amino-acid sequence MDKMNCPPDFRCPISMEIMKDPVTIVTGVSYERKNIEKWFFVYNKKTCPTTMQCVESFDMTPNHTLKRLILAWKETLVAPSSTSSSVPQPLTKHDEMVSLFTALESSPFKVSSMKKIRAIVELGDETKSDFIRSGGVEAVVGMLINQFDNSDFVSFQACEEALGILHLLPLSKQDEKSFQLISKPDPMRSIAIILQRGSAEARFYAITIFRKIAKTGFNWNPLIEDQGIDLFKSLLELVYDGICNKASSYALEILFEILSSSKKSRLKAIEAGAICILIELLPDSNRSKSEKMLLLIKLLCESPEGRMAMVDHSLGIPVISKTLLQVSNLATKLGVKILWQVCNFHPTERVLEEMLMHGAVKKMVTLLHLEGRLSSTKKKVLEMLKMHCNSWKRHQCFPCDLKDYLGVK